A genomic region of Halomonas aestuarii contains the following coding sequences:
- the purE gene encoding 5-(carboxyamino)imidazole ribonucleotide mutase, protein MSSSQESPKVGVIMGSKSDWPVMEHAVAMLERLGVPFETRVVSAHRTPDLLFDYAKQAAGRGLQVIIAGAGGAAHLPGMVASQTALPVFGVPVESKALKGLDSLLSIVQMPGGIAVGTLAIGKAGATNAGLLAAQVVGLQDDEVRRAVEAFRAEQTQTVLDNPDPRPAAE, encoded by the coding sequence ATGTCGTCATCGCAGGAGTCGCCGAAGGTCGGCGTGATCATGGGGTCCAAGTCGGACTGGCCCGTCATGGAGCATGCCGTGGCCATGCTCGAGCGCCTGGGCGTGCCCTTCGAGACCCGGGTCGTCTCCGCCCACCGCACCCCGGACCTGCTGTTCGACTATGCCAAGCAGGCCGCCGGGCGCGGCCTGCAGGTGATCATCGCCGGCGCCGGCGGGGCGGCCCACCTGCCGGGCATGGTGGCCTCCCAGACGGCGCTGCCGGTGTTCGGCGTGCCGGTGGAGTCCAAGGCGCTGAAGGGGCTGGATTCGCTGCTCTCCATCGTGCAGATGCCCGGCGGCATCGCGGTGGGCACCCTGGCCATCGGCAAGGCCGGCGCCACCAATGCCGGCCTGCTGGCCGCCCAGGTCGTCGGCCTGCAGGATGACGAGGTGCGACGCGCCGTGGAGGCCTTCCGCGCCGAGCAGACCCAGACCGTGCTCGACAACCCCGACCCGCGTCCCGCGGCCGAGTGA
- the lhgO gene encoding L-2-hydroxyglutarate oxidase, giving the protein MYDFIIIGGGILGMSTAMQLKQAWPDRRMLVVEKEREAARHQTGHNSGVIHAGVYYTPGSLKARFCLEGNRATKAFCESHGIAYDTCGKLLVATNELERQRMEALWERTAANGLEREWLSGEALAEREPNITGVAGIFVPSSGIVDYAEVARAMAADFERMGGEIRYEAEVTGLEERSREVVVSTTRGEVTGRYLVSCSGLMADRVVRMLGRDPGFSICPFRGEYYLLPEQHNRIVNHLIYPIPDPSMPFLGVHLTRMIDGTVTVGPNAVLALKREGYRRRDVSLPDMLRMFSDPGILRVLGRNLRPGLAEMKNSLHRKGYLELVRKYCPSLTLDDLRPYPAGVRAQAVTRDGKLVDDFLFVNTRRTVNVGNAPSPAATSAIPIGAHIVDKVKELVDD; this is encoded by the coding sequence ATGTACGATTTCATCATCATCGGCGGCGGCATCCTGGGCATGTCCACCGCCATGCAGCTCAAGCAGGCCTGGCCCGACCGCCGGATGCTGGTGGTGGAGAAGGAGCGCGAGGCGGCGCGTCACCAGACCGGCCACAACAGCGGCGTCATCCACGCCGGGGTCTACTACACCCCGGGCAGCCTCAAGGCGCGCTTCTGTCTGGAGGGCAACCGGGCCACCAAGGCCTTCTGCGAGTCTCACGGCATCGCCTACGACACCTGCGGCAAGCTGCTGGTGGCCACCAACGAGCTGGAGAGGCAGCGCATGGAGGCGCTGTGGGAGCGCACCGCGGCCAATGGCCTGGAGCGCGAGTGGCTCTCCGGCGAGGCGCTCGCCGAGCGCGAGCCGAACATCACCGGCGTCGCCGGCATCTTCGTGCCCTCCAGCGGCATCGTCGACTATGCCGAGGTCGCCCGGGCCATGGCCGCCGACTTCGAGCGGATGGGTGGCGAGATCCGCTACGAGGCAGAGGTCACGGGCCTGGAGGAGCGCTCCCGGGAGGTCGTGGTGAGCACCACCCGGGGCGAGGTCACCGGCCGCTACCTGGTCTCCTGCTCCGGCCTCATGGCCGACCGGGTAGTGCGCATGCTCGGTCGCGACCCCGGCTTCAGCATCTGCCCCTTCCGCGGCGAGTACTACCTGCTGCCCGAACAGCACAACCGCATCGTGAACCACCTGATCTATCCCATCCCGGACCCGTCCATGCCGTTCCTCGGCGTGCACCTGACGCGCATGATCGACGGCACCGTGACCGTGGGGCCCAATGCCGTGCTGGCGCTGAAGCGCGAGGGCTATCGCCGGCGCGATGTCTCGCTGCCCGACATGCTGCGGATGTTCAGCGACCCGGGCATCCTCCGGGTGCTGGGCCGGAACCTGCGGCCGGGGCTTGCCGAGATGAAGAACTCGCTGCACCGCAAGGGCTACCTGGAACTGGTGCGCAAGTACTGCCCGAGCCTGACCCTGGATGACCTGCGCCCCTATCCGGCCGGGGTGCGGGCCCAGGCGGTGACCCGCGACGGCAAGCTGGTGGACGACTTCCTTTTCGTCAACACGCGCCGCACCGTGAACGTGGGCAATGCGCCGTCGCCGGCGGCCACCTCGGCGATCCCCATCGGCGCGCACATCGTCGACAAGGTGAAGGAGCTCGTCGACGACTAG
- the glaH gene encoding glutarate dioxygenase GlaH, with amino-acid sequence MTALTRLPETAMPLPADIRGFTLAPSAQSPRLLQLTVSRAVVEAFLEAVADWPVQALEYKSMLRFRVAKILDDLCENTLQPVLVNTLVDRATGGFQVVPEGLDRVEQADEMVKFATAVAHLMGRSNFDAMSGQYYARFVVKNVDESDSYLRQPHRVMELHNDGTFVEQDTDYVLMMKIDEQHMEGGNSLLLHLDDWEGLERFYHHPLARREMRWTAPPSKNVARDVYHAVFDVDASGLPIMSYIDQFVQPKDFEEGNWLTDLSESLENSPAILSVPNPVGSFLLINNHFWLHGRDRFTPHPDLRRELMRQRGYFTHAKTLRQR; translated from the coding sequence ATGACCGCACTGACCCGGCTTCCCGAGACCGCCATGCCCCTGCCCGCCGATATCCGCGGCTTCACCCTGGCGCCTTCCGCCCAGTCGCCGCGACTGCTGCAGCTGACCGTCAGCCGCGCCGTGGTCGAGGCCTTCCTCGAGGCCGTCGCCGACTGGCCGGTGCAGGCGCTGGAGTACAAGTCCATGCTGCGCTTCCGGGTGGCGAAGATCCTCGACGACCTGTGCGAGAACACCCTGCAGCCGGTGCTGGTCAACACCCTGGTGGACCGCGCCACCGGCGGCTTCCAGGTCGTGCCCGAAGGCCTCGACCGGGTGGAGCAGGCCGACGAGATGGTCAAGTTCGCCACCGCCGTGGCGCACCTGATGGGGCGCTCCAACTTCGATGCCATGAGCGGCCAGTACTATGCGCGCTTCGTGGTGAAGAACGTCGACGAGTCGGACAGCTACCTGCGTCAGCCGCACCGGGTGATGGAGCTTCACAACGACGGCACCTTCGTCGAGCAGGACACCGACTACGTGCTGATGATGAAGATCGACGAGCAGCACATGGAGGGCGGCAACTCCCTGCTGCTGCACCTGGACGACTGGGAGGGGCTCGAGCGCTTCTACCATCATCCGCTGGCCCGTCGGGAGATGCGCTGGACCGCGCCGCCCAGCAAGAACGTCGCCCGTGACGTCTACCATGCGGTCTTCGATGTGGATGCCAGCGGCCTGCCGATCATGTCCTACATCGACCAGTTCGTGCAGCCCAAGGACTTCGAGGAGGGCAACTGGCTGACCGACCTCTCCGAGTCGCTCGAGAACAGCCCGGCGATCCTCTCCGTGCCGAACCCGGTGGGCAGCTTCCTGCTGATCAACAACCACTTCTGGCTGCACGGCCGGGACCGCTTCACGCCGCACCCGGACCTGCGCCGTGAGCTGATGCGCCAGCGCGGCTACTTCACCCACGCCAAGACCCTGCGCCAGCGGTGA
- a CDS encoding TAXI family TRAP transporter solute-binding subunit, whose product MRILKYAAAATLLATAPLAAAQQISIATGGTGGTYYPYGGGLAELIGNHIEGAEAVAEVTGASVENMGLVWRGDSDLALALADTVYQAYNGTGDFEGRQLENIRALASIYPNAVQIVTLAGSGIESLSDLEGKTVSVGAPGSGTEVNAQTLLEANGITYDDIDARRLNFNETADAIRDGDIDAGFWSVGPPTSSIMNLATTRDIQLVGLTDEEIAKAKAAEPVFAAYKLRAGLYEGMDEAVQSVGIPNVLVVSSEMDEELAYEITKVLFEYTDELIAIHPAANDTTVEFSVESTPIAFHPGALRYYEEVGAEIADNQRP is encoded by the coding sequence ATGCGAATCCTGAAGTACGCCGCCGCCGCCACCCTGCTGGCCACGGCCCCGTTGGCCGCCGCCCAGCAGATCTCCATCGCCACCGGCGGGACCGGGGGCACCTACTATCCCTACGGGGGTGGCCTCGCCGAGCTGATCGGCAACCACATCGAGGGGGCCGAGGCCGTCGCCGAGGTCACGGGTGCCTCGGTGGAGAACATGGGGCTGGTATGGCGGGGTGACTCCGACCTGGCCCTGGCGCTCGCCGACACCGTCTACCAGGCCTACAACGGCACCGGCGACTTCGAGGGGCGCCAGCTGGAGAACATCCGCGCGCTGGCCTCGATCTATCCCAACGCCGTGCAGATCGTGACCCTGGCCGGTTCCGGCATCGAGTCGCTCTCCGACCTCGAGGGCAAGACCGTCTCCGTGGGCGCCCCGGGCAGCGGCACCGAGGTCAACGCCCAGACCCTGCTCGAGGCCAACGGCATCACCTATGACGACATCGATGCGCGTCGCCTGAACTTCAACGAGACCGCTGACGCCATCCGCGACGGCGACATCGACGCCGGCTTCTGGAGCGTGGGCCCGCCCACCAGCTCGATCATGAACCTCGCCACCACCCGCGACATCCAGCTGGTCGGCCTGACCGACGAGGAGATCGCCAAGGCCAAGGCCGCCGAGCCCGTGTTCGCCGCCTACAAGCTGCGTGCCGGCCTCTACGAGGGCATGGACGAGGCGGTGCAGAGCGTCGGTATTCCCAACGTGCTCGTCGTGAGCAGCGAGATGGACGAGGAACTGGCCTACGAGATCACCAAGGTGCTCTTCGAGTACACCGACGAGCTGATCGCCATCCATCCGGCGGCCAACGACACCACCGTGGAGTTCAGCGTGGAGTCCACGCCGATCGCCTTCCACCCGGGGGCGCTGCGCTACTACGAGGAAGTGGGCGCCGAGATCGCCGACAATCAGCGTCCCTGA
- a CDS encoding DUF1850 domain-containing protein, with product MCVTRLNAGRAWLPALLLFVGLAVGGPAAAADTPRSEVRLEVLDADGERLVSFPMPEGEGWCLEWNHSVEGFPVLDCYRHRDGHMVLRRSHLPDFAAGLDHIPGRGRQVSDGEGGYWIEDIDEPVPGNAYRLRVGAMRVDHRLVIDGSRTSLSRLAANERVTIRLALPAGAPE from the coding sequence ATGTGCGTTACACGCCTGAACGCGGGGCGGGCCTGGCTGCCCGCCCTGCTGCTGTTTGTGGGACTGGCGGTCGGCGGCCCGGCGGCCGCGGCCGACACGCCTCGGTCGGAAGTCCGGCTGGAAGTGCTGGACGCCGACGGCGAGCGGCTGGTGAGTTTTCCCATGCCCGAGGGCGAGGGCTGGTGCCTGGAGTGGAACCACTCGGTCGAGGGCTTCCCGGTGCTGGACTGCTATCGCCACCGGGACGGGCACATGGTGCTCAGGCGCAGCCACCTGCCCGACTTCGCCGCGGGACTGGACCACATCCCCGGACGCGGCCGCCAGGTCTCCGACGGCGAGGGCGGCTACTGGATCGAGGATATCGACGAGCCCGTGCCGGGCAACGCCTATCGGCTGCGGGTGGGGGCGATGCGCGTCGACCATCGCCTGGTGATCGACGGGTCCCGCACCAGCCTGAGCCGCCTGGCGGCCAACGAGCGGGTGACGATCCGGCTGGCCCTGCCTGCCGGCGCTCCCGAATGA
- a CDS encoding TRAP transporter permease: MSDSGTSPIIPGSKANHSRRVLWLITLVAVGLSLFQLYSAGIQPLGLFYQRSIHLMLIMMLAFLMFPLLGPGRDRGPISGLVDAAFVGGALITGGYLVLYLDAIIDRAGFWSQTDIVVGCIATVTVLEAARRAVGLAMTVIGLIAILYAFAGPRGELPWLGQFLPGILEHRGYNLDRVVGQLYLGQEGIFGLPMGVAATYIFIFVLFGAFLEITGAGKFFIDLAYAATGRQRGGPAKAAVIASAGMGSISGSAIANVVTTGAFTIPLMKRLGFKPAQAGGIEAAASTGGQIMPPLMGAGAFLIAEYTRMPYLEVVKVSILPAVMYFATVYLFVHIIALKQGMQGMARSELPQMRDVMGAGWHFLLPLAVLVWLLVMNMSPMRVGYYAILTMLAVAVLRFAVWFLFIAPREGQKVTGDTLREALKAGLVKLVGGLELGARNAVAVSMACAVAGVIVGVVGLTGLGLKFSSMMMAFSGGNLLLALVMVLLASLVLGMGLPVTASYIVLIVLVGPALTAEFGVPLLIAHLVVFWYSQDSNVTPPIALAGFAGAAIAGAKPMDTGFQAWKFAKGLYLIPLFMVYNPEIIMGGPWPLLVWTAFTGFLALGAFAAALEGYLFTRMAWPMRLLLLPAIVGVFYPSLSVEIAGAAAMVLILAGNWMVSRRH, translated from the coding sequence ATGAGCGATTCGGGCACCTCCCCCATCATCCCCGGCAGCAAGGCGAACCATTCCCGCCGGGTGCTGTGGCTGATCACCCTGGTGGCAGTGGGGCTGTCGCTGTTCCAGCTCTACTCCGCCGGTATCCAGCCGCTGGGGCTCTTCTACCAGCGCAGCATCCACCTGATGCTGATCATGATGCTGGCCTTCCTGATGTTTCCGCTGCTCGGGCCCGGTCGTGACCGTGGCCCGATCAGTGGCCTGGTCGATGCCGCCTTCGTCGGCGGGGCACTGATCACCGGGGGCTACCTGGTGCTCTACCTCGACGCGATCATCGATCGTGCCGGCTTCTGGAGCCAGACCGACATCGTCGTCGGCTGCATCGCCACCGTCACCGTGCTGGAGGCGGCCCGCCGGGCGGTGGGGCTGGCCATGACCGTCATCGGCCTGATCGCCATTCTCTATGCCTTCGCCGGGCCGAGGGGCGAGCTGCCGTGGCTCGGCCAGTTCCTGCCGGGCATCCTCGAGCACCGCGGCTACAATCTGGACCGCGTGGTGGGTCAGCTCTACCTGGGCCAGGAGGGCATCTTCGGCCTGCCCATGGGCGTGGCCGCCACCTACATCTTCATCTTCGTGCTGTTCGGCGCCTTCCTGGAGATCACCGGCGCGGGCAAGTTCTTCATCGACCTGGCCTATGCCGCCACCGGGCGACAGCGCGGCGGCCCGGCCAAGGCGGCGGTCATCGCCTCGGCGGGCATGGGCTCGATCTCCGGCAGTGCCATCGCCAACGTGGTGACCACGGGGGCCTTCACCATCCCGTTGATGAAGCGCCTGGGCTTCAAGCCGGCCCAGGCCGGCGGCATCGAGGCCGCGGCGTCCACCGGCGGGCAGATCATGCCGCCGCTGATGGGGGCCGGGGCCTTCCTGATCGCCGAGTACACCCGGATGCCCTACCTCGAGGTGGTCAAGGTCAGCATCCTGCCGGCGGTCATGTACTTCGCCACCGTCTACCTCTTCGTGCACATCATCGCCCTCAAGCAAGGCATGCAGGGCATGGCGCGCTCGGAGCTTCCCCAGATGCGCGACGTGATGGGGGCCGGCTGGCACTTCCTGCTGCCGCTGGCGGTGCTGGTGTGGCTGCTGGTGATGAACATGTCGCCGATGCGGGTCGGCTACTACGCCATCCTCACCATGCTGGCGGTGGCGGTGTTGCGCTTCGCGGTGTGGTTCCTGTTCATCGCGCCGCGCGAGGGTCAGAAGGTGACCGGGGATACCCTGCGCGAGGCACTGAAGGCCGGGCTGGTCAAGCTGGTCGGCGGCCTGGAACTGGGCGCCCGCAATGCCGTGGCGGTCTCCATGGCCTGTGCCGTGGCCGGCGTCATCGTCGGCGTGGTGGGGCTGACCGGCCTGGGTCTGAAGTTCTCCTCCATGATGATGGCCTTCTCCGGCGGCAACCTGCTGCTGGCGCTGGTGATGGTGCTGCTGGCGAGCCTGGTGCTGGGCATGGGCCTGCCGGTGACCGCCAGCTACATCGTGCTGATCGTGCTGGTGGGCCCGGCGCTGACCGCCGAGTTCGGCGTGCCGCTGCTGATCGCCCACCTGGTGGTGTTCTGGTACTCCCAGGACTCCAACGTCACGCCGCCCATCGCCCTGGCCGGCTTCGCCGGGGCGGCCATCGCCGGGGCCAAGCCCATGGATACCGGCTTCCAGGCCTGGAAGTTCGCCAAGGGGCTCTACCTGATCCCGCTGTTCATGGTCTACAACCCGGAGATCATCATGGGGGGGCCGTGGCCGCTGCTGGTGTGGACCGCCTTCACCGGCTTCCTGGCCCTGGGCGCCTTCGCCGCGGCCCTGGAGGGGTACCTGTTCACGCGCATGGCCTGGCCGATGCGCCTGCTGCTGTTGCCGGCGATCGTCGGGGTCTTCTACCCGAGCCTCTCGGTGGAGATCGCCGGGGCGGCGGCGATGGTGCTGATCCTGGCCGGCAACTGGATGGTCAGTCGGCGCCATTGA
- a CDS encoding 5-(carboxyamino)imidazole ribonucleotide synthase, which translates to MNIGVLGAGQLGRMLALAGYPLANRFTFLDTTGHPSAGIGDVMIDTDRKHLEAFLEKVDLVTYEFEHLPVPLVQAIEEHRPVHPSSEAIRICQNRAEEKALFDRLGIPTPAYRLVESAEALEAATRELGAPVVAKSVTEGYDGKGQAVIRDPSEARDAWRAINHPRLIVEAFVDFVREVSIIAVRGRDGEVAFYPMAENQHVDGILRYSIAPVPDLDDSVQHLADGYIRALLDELDYVGVLTLELFQARDGALLANEMAPRVHNSGHWSIDGAVTSQFENHLRAIQGLPLGDTSARMPTCMVNVIGREGEAAEILALPDAHLHRYDKSERAGRKLAHVNLLAPTHAELLERVRACAALLPEAPEPRFSFE; encoded by the coding sequence ATGAACATTGGCGTACTGGGAGCCGGCCAGCTGGGGCGCATGCTCGCCCTGGCAGGCTACCCGCTGGCCAACCGCTTCACCTTCCTCGATACCACCGGCCACCCCAGCGCCGGCATCGGGGACGTGATGATCGACACCGACAGGAAGCACCTCGAGGCCTTCCTCGAGAAGGTCGACCTGGTCACCTACGAGTTCGAGCACCTGCCGGTGCCGCTGGTCCAGGCCATCGAGGAGCACCGGCCGGTCCATCCCTCCAGCGAGGCGATCCGGATCTGCCAGAACCGCGCCGAGGAGAAGGCGCTGTTCGATCGCCTGGGCATTCCAACCCCGGCCTATCGCCTGGTGGAGAGCGCCGAGGCCCTCGAGGCGGCGACCCGCGAGCTGGGCGCGCCGGTGGTGGCCAAGTCGGTTACCGAGGGCTACGACGGCAAGGGGCAGGCGGTGATCCGGGACCCGAGCGAGGCCCGTGATGCCTGGCGCGCGATCAACCATCCGCGCCTGATCGTCGAGGCCTTCGTCGACTTCGTGCGCGAGGTGTCGATCATCGCCGTGCGGGGCCGTGACGGGGAGGTGGCCTTCTACCCCATGGCCGAGAACCAGCACGTGGACGGCATCCTGCGTTACTCCATCGCCCCCGTGCCGGACCTCGACGACAGCGTCCAGCACCTCGCCGACGGCTACATCCGCGCGCTGCTCGACGAGCTCGACTACGTGGGCGTGCTGACCCTGGAGCTGTTCCAGGCCCGCGATGGCGCCCTGCTGGCCAACGAGATGGCGCCGCGGGTGCACAACTCCGGCCACTGGTCCATCGACGGCGCGGTGACCAGCCAGTTCGAGAACCACCTGCGGGCCATCCAGGGCCTGCCGCTGGGCGACACCTCGGCGCGCATGCCTACCTGCATGGTCAACGTGATCGGTCGGGAAGGAGAGGCGGCCGAGATCCTCGCGCTGCCGGATGCCCACCTGCACCGCTACGACAAGTCCGAGCGTGCCGGTCGCAAGCTGGCCCACGTGAACCTGCTGGCGCCCACCCATGCCGAGCTGCTGGAGCGGGTGCGCGCCTGCGCGGCCCTGCTGCCGGAGGCGCCCGAGCCCCGCTTCAGCTTCGAGTAG